ttaaaaaagttcaaaattaaagttttataatattccaaatatgataaattttattaaaaaaagttcaaaattaaagttttataataatcctaatatttctaaattaattatttaacatattaGGACTTCTTAAaatgtcatcatcttcatccgaTGGTCTAGACGAAAGAATAGACGAACTTGTTGATGAAATCGTTGAAGATTACTACAACGACATAGTGGAGGACCAACCCGATGATGAGGCGAACCGTGCTTATATTGAACGAGACCGTGAAGGAGGAGATGATCAGTTATGGAATGACTACTTCAGTGAAGACCCGACATACTCGGCACAAATATTTAGAAGACGTTTCCGCATGAAAAAGAATTTATTCATGCGTATTGTTAGAGCCCTCAAGCAGAACTTTATATTCTTTCAGCAGAGAAAAGATGCAACCGGGAGGTGGGGTCTATCatcacttcaaaagtgtacggcGGCTATTCGTCTGCTTGCTTATGGTACAGCGGCTGACTCggttgacgaatatctccgacttgctGACACCACAGCACACTCTTGTTTACATCATTTCACTGACGCAGTTATACAGTTATTTGGCAATGAGTATCTACGACGACCCACAAAGGcggatcttcaacgactactctATATTGGAGAGCAACGCGGTTTTCCAGGGATGGTCGGGAGCattgactgtatgcattgggagtggaaaaactgcccaaccgcttggaaaggacaatACACACGTGGATCCGGAAAACCGACGATTGTTTTAGAGGCtgtagcttcacaagatctttggatatggcacgctttCTTCGGTcttccaggtaccttaaacgatattaatgtcCTCGATCGGTCTCCTGTTTTTGACGATATTTTAGAAGGTCGAGCTCCGAGGGTAAGGTACATGGTCAACAGACACATGTATAAGTTGGCATACTATCTCACAgacggtatatatccaaaatggtcaacatttatccaatctatcacaCTCCCTCAATGTCCCAAACAAGCGTTATTTGCTAAATGGCAAGAAGCagcccgaaaagatgtcgagcgggcatttggagtattgcaagctcGGTTTGCGATTGTGAAAAACCCGGTTCGTACATTGGACATAGAGAAGatagggaagattatgagagcatgtatcatactacacaatatgatagttgaaGATGAACGAGATGGTTATACAAACCGGGttaatatttcagattttcaAGAAGGAGAATCTTCCAGAACCTCGGAGGTCCTAAACGAAATTCCTACATTGttcaatgatacatttcccgACCGCAATGATGTTCGTGATAGGCAAACTCATGATCGATTGAAGAATGATTTGATCGAAAACATTTGGAATAAATTTGGTAATCAAGATTAATAATTAGTTCTCTTTGGAATATTATTAaatcattgtatttttttttaataatgcaattaataaaatttcaattttaattttttttttttaaaatattattttattcctaaGGACTCCTTCTTCGGGATCACCATCGGACGAGTATTTTAGATCCGAATCCTTAactattgaaaaataaaaataaaataaaaaataagctTAAAATATGATTAAGGACTCATGTGGGAGTATCACCATTGTATTTGGTCTTAGGAACGCAATGTCAGAAACAGcgtaaaaaaaactatattgcTGCTGCATGTGCTTGATACGAACAAGCAGTGTTAAAAAGGACCATCCACATTCACAAATAGTTCAATGAAATAAAAGTCTATGCTTAGCAGCACCTGCAACATAGAATATGTCAACACCAGCCACTTCAGAATTCCTAGGTCCTAACACGATGAAAACTATAGTTTACTCATTGGTTTCACTTTCACATGATCTCATCTGGTGACAACTTAGCTTCCGTCTATCTGAGAAGATTATTGCATGACCACGAAACCTTTGCTCCACGACCAAACATCGACCTTAACAAAGATACTACACAAGGGGGCTTCTAATTGCAGAAAATAATAGGAGAATCAAGTAGCCAGAGAGGGAATCATAAAACTAGCTAGTACACTACCTGCCAAAACCAAAGATTGCGGAGTTAGATAACAGAAATAAACCATGCACCACCAATCAAAAATTGGTTATATGACTCTTATTTTCTTGCCCGCCATGTGGACattctcatctctctcttccCTCTGTTCACTATCTCTCTAACCGGTCGCTATCTTTGAGGAAAAAAACCGATGACCTCGTCTCTTTCAAGCAATCCGGTGGTTGCTGAAGAAAGACCGGCGGAAACATCCACAGATCTTACAGAGACGACGACGGAAGCTCCGGAGAAGAAGGTGAGGAAAGGTTACACGATATACAAGTCCAGACAGAGTTGGACTGAAGGAGAGCACGATAAGTTTCTTGAAGCTCTTCAACTGTAATATAGCTAAAAAGTTGCTATCTTTCTTCTTAGTATGTGACTTAATTATACACTTTGTTGCTGATACTACTTACTGTTGTCTTGCGTCCTTCCTTAGGTTTGATCGTGactggaaaaaaaatgaagattttGTTGGTTCAAAGACAGTAATTCAGGTTTGAGATTAGCTGCTTTGAGTTTTGGTTTTGATGTAATATACACTGGCGCGTTTCACCACTTAATCCTAACGTGCCTACTCTGATTTGCTACAGATCAGGAGCCATGCCTCTTTTTGAAGGTTCAGAAAAACGGGACCTTTGCGCACGTGCCACCTCCTACACCTAAGCGCAAAGCTGCTCATCCTTATCCTCAGAAGGCATCAAAGAATGGTTTGTTCTACTACAAAATAAGTTAGACTGTGTTTTATCTGAACTCGGTACCTCATGGGATGATGATACCTCTGCACTGCTTAGCATAGTAATAATGATtcataaatcataatataatataaaatttatagactatataaaataaaatatttatcaaagaaTCAAATCCCGCCTTTTAAAAGGcaaatcaaaatctagttaagaTTAAGACtactaaacaaaacaataatgaaattttttttagcaaTTGCGTCATTTGAACTCAATGGAGACATTATTGTTTGGAGAAAGTGTCCCAACCATCAGAAGCCGCTCCATTTGTTCATCACTAAAGTAAGAATCTCCCAGCCATACAACGATCTTCTCTAGTCTCTTTGCGTTTCTCAGCACCAATCTCAGGAACGAACCTAAGAGTTTCATCTTTGCATCATTACAATCCGACATGGAATACATCCGGCTTGTGGTAGGAAACACCTCATGCTTTGATCTCCAACATGTGTCTGAATCCAAGCCTTGTGATATTCTTAAATACTCGTCcaaatcagcatcctgtagagCAGAGAACATGTTACTCCAAAGCATACTAGCACGTACAGgtgtttttttaccaaaaatacaATTCCTATATACTGATTAGCATGACAAGGAGTTAAAGACATGGTTCGTCTCTTTATGGAATATTCCAAGAAAATAAACGAGTTTTTTGGTGAAGATACCTTGATATAGCTCACGTATGTTGCGTGTACTTCAAGCTTCTTCAATCCAGGTGAATTTTGTAGTAACCTTGCTATGCTAGGAATAAAAGATCGAGCAAAATTTGTCTGAACAGTCAAAGATTGGACCTTGAGCTTCGGTAAACGAACACCACAGAGCATGGCGAGAGATAGAATCTAGCACAATGATGAAAAggtcaaaataattaatggaacataaataaataaataaaaacgaaaCAAGTTAATATAGGGTGCAAACATATAATACCTGAAGAAGGTATCCCCCACAAAACGTAAGCCTCTCTACGTTTTGCAATTTTGCTAGCATCTTAAGCACAATGGTCTGAAGAACATCAGCATATTGTTGAAAACCAGCCTTGAAAGGACGGTACCTGTTCAAGCCAATGCAAAGGATAGCATCGGCCAGAGAGGAGACATCCACTAAAGTACATGGTGCCACATCAgagtttttcaaattcaaataatggatgtgcGGTGCTACAATCTCCATCTGACCTGAACGCTGGGACCAGCCATATATTTCTAGTGCTCTCAGACTCAGTGATTTACTCAGATCAAGACGCTTAAGTAAACCACCACAGTAAAACAATTGCAAGGTTTCAAGATTTGGAGAGCCAGAGAGAATATTAGCAATAGATTCATCATAGAGACTACAACTACTCAATGTCAACCTCCTTAGGAAGTTCCAAGACACAGTGCATCCAGGAAGCATATCAAAATCCACCAAATTGAGTTGCCTTAAGGAGGAACTAAGATAGAAGCAATCCGGGAAACCATAAGTctcgtaataaaaaaaaaggccGGTCAGAGACAGCTCCCCCACATTGCGAGACATAGCGAACTCGACCCAGCTATTAAACTGGGGCTCAGTGACTTTATGGGTCACACAAAGTTTAAAACTCATGATTTTCAGTCTCCTGTAGGAAAGCAAGGTTTGGTCTATCCCCTTAGCGGTCGTTCTAAGGTGGAGACAAGGTAATTCGCACCATGCATGCCTCCACCGTCTGGACAAGACGGACGTTCTGATGGCGAGATCGATGGGAATAAAGGAGAGAATATGGTTGAGGATCTCATCTGGCATAGAGTTTATGAAATCTGCTCCTTCGATAACTTGTTGGATTTTGCGGTGGGGGTTTAATATACGACGTTGTCGACGGCTACGTTTCCCTCGCCTTTTCGCCATGCTAACTATGATGATtaggttttattttgtttacacAGCACGAAACTTATAAAAGTATTTTGTATAGATGATATTTTGTTTATGGATAATTATTACATGGTCAACTATATAAGACAAAGATTTCTAATACTGTAGTTCCCTTATTCATAGTTGTTTATTGAATTATCCTTATTATAGATGGAATTATCTTtctgaataaaataaaacaaaacaatgaaTTATCTTTATTGTAGATGGAATTATCTttctaaataaaacaaaataatgaacCGACGTTGAGTGTATATATagacttttttgagaacatatatatatagagacatTAGAGCAACTCCAATGGTAAGAACCCATTAGAAGCTCTAATGACTAATTTAATAGTTAATTGTGTGGTTTAGCACTCCGATCTTTCGGTCGGATGCAGGAAAGATCTCTGATACACTCTTCTTCGAATCTTCAAACTAAACTCCCTGAAACCCAGTTCTCTAAACACCAAAAAGATTCATACTTTCAGATAAATCTAAGTTCAGAATCATATTCAAGTGGTTTAAGGAAAGAGAGATAACCCTGGAGAAAGAGGAATGGAGTTTGGGAGATGGGTTTGAAGTTGAGGCGGTTTTGGTGAAGAGGGAAGAGACGGTACCTCCTGAAACCGATGCCATCtcaaacgaagaagaagcttgttTTGATTCTTAATACGTGAAAATGGATGAACTTCGATGGTGTTGTTGCATGCGTGAAAATCAACACACAAagtcgacaaaaaaaattcagaggGATTGAAATTTCTCAATCGGTGAAAGAACCACGCCCTAATTTTTTTCCCCTTTTGCCTAAAGATTATCTTATAAAAAGCTGCCACGTATGGCGTTCCTAGCAGCAGTTctgtctatttttttcttttctcatttatttttttgccttttttcttttagaaccCAAGTTAGTGGTCTTAATTAATAATTACTGTTACTGTTAGTTACAGATGATTTACGTGTACAATCACGGTCTATATTATTTGATGGCCTACTTTTGACTTTATTTCCCTCAGTCTCATGAAACAGAAAGTTACGCTATTTGTGCTTTTTGATTAAGTTTCTGCAGCTTCCAAATTTtacattagtttaatttttaggATGTACGTAATACATTCAATTCATATTATTAGCTATTGACGAGGCTCGAGCACAAAGAAAACGTGTTCTGTTACGCGACGGTGGAGATATATTCACTATAGAGACTGTTGTTTTagaacatggtaattaaacagtAGATCCACTTAAAAATTGTACCTACTGTTGTAAATCAGCTGCACTAAAGAGAACAGACAGACTGCGCGTCTACGATTATCACTGCAACATTAAGCCTTACAATTTACTCATGGGTTTGGAAAACATATTTGTTATGTAGCTAAATTTTGATATTACAAAAAACCACAATAACAGTCAAATCATTTATTACTATTTGAACTGTTAGCTTTCATAATGCATGTATTACAAAAACTCTTAAATATTTATGCCAGCGTGACACctagatattttatttattaaaacatttattacgTCGGGTTTGTGTTTTGGTCTATATCGCCGAGTTAGCTTTGGGTTTCTTTGCTCGATGTCCTCCTCCTATGGTGTACCGGAGCTTTTGGGTGAGAGTTCGTGTGTTTTGCCTCTTAGCTTTACTCTTGTCTCTTCTCTGAAGCAACAAGAAACGCTTGGATTTGAGTTTCAATGTATTTGTTTGTTCTATTGTGATGTTAACCTCAAAAAAACCAAATCGGGGCTTCTAGCTCTAGTAGTAAAGGGCTTACAGTTGTGAGTACCgccacctgggttcgaatcccggCCACAGGagaattaacatttcggcatcgccAAGGACAGAGGATTAACACGTGGTAACACGTCACTAGTCTGGATCACTTCTGTGGGACCAAGATACCtctgtataattaaaaaaaaaaccattattGGTAAGCTTGATGTTAACTTTTGTGTTTCATAGatgttttttatctttttttgcgGCATCTACGAACAAACCAGCTTGTTAGCAAAATCTGATTCAATCTGATTGTAACCAAATCTTTGTTCATTTGGaataatatttacaatttagcaaaaaaacatgtaaaagATTTAATTCAAATCTGGATAAAAATATCTTTCACGTTAAAAagtgtaagtttcaaaaaaaataaaaaataaatgtgtgTATTATTATTAAACTTCTAAACTATAAAAGAGTAGTTTTTAAGTTATcccaaaatatttctaattatgtctagatttatttattttcttctgaAAAGGGTAAAATAAGGCACGtgaataaaagaacaaaataaaaagggcACGTGACAGTTTTAAGGATCTTTGTGGGAAAATAATGGGCCATAAAGCCCATTTTTATGGCTTTCTTACCAAGCAATCATTATAAACGTTCCTTCCTTCATCATCTTCAACGTTTCCTACGCTCTGTTTCTCTTGTTCTTGGAAAAAACAGAGCATGGAGACTAAGTACGAAAATGCTCTTCGTTTTGAATCACAAGGCAAATACATAGAGGCTTTAGAGATTATAAGCGAGGCTGAGCGTTGTGGTAACCACAGTGAACGTCTTAACATACTTCAAGCTGAAATCTTCATGTCTCTAGCAGAAGAATCCGAGAATCTGTACAAAAAACTCGTATTTTTAATGGCAGCAGTTGAAGCCTACTCAAGAAACGACGCCTGTGAATGTGTCTACCCACTGTTCGAAATATCAGAGCTTCTTGGTTCAGCATCATTCTACGGGAGAGTATTGAAGACGGCGGAGCTCTTCTTGAATCGTATTGCTACAGCTTTGGGATCTCAAGAACCGGACGTGGCTGAAGACGGCGTATATGCTCACCTCTTCGAAGAACGGATAAAACTGCAATCTTTGGTTGACGTTGTGAATGCGAGGATTGCGAACCATGTAGTTCCCGTTCCTTTAGCTGACTTTAAACCAGAAGCCAtagagatgaagaaggagaatggtGCTATGGTTGAGCGATTGAGACCTCACTGGGAGTCTTCGAGTGAAAACACCAAACGTGAGTTCATGAAAGTTACTTCGAAGGTTTGTGctgaataaatttgaaaatgagAGAAAAGATGCGTTGGAGAAAGTTCTGGGTCTGTCGATGACTTCATGTCATGGTCAGAAGATGGGAAATTCAGATTCCCAAGAGCAATCAGGGAATTCAATCTGGATATTTGGATGGCTTCATTGAGGTCATATCAGTTTGTGTGTAGGACTTTACAAACAATGCATGCTAAGAAGGAGATCCTAGTGATGAAATCTAGTGGTTCAGTCAACAGCAAGGTTAGTTGATGgctcttttttttaatcaacctttttgtaaaaatgttttataatcaACCTTTGACTTGTCTTTGCAGGTTATTCACTTGGACGCAAAGATTTTACTGATTGACAAGTCTAGAGTGAAGTTGTTGTCTTTTTGACTTCAGGTGCTACCTTAATCCACCTCTCAAAGAATACATAATTGATTGTCTGCGTCGAAGGTTCATTTGAGATGATTAGTGTAACGTCGTTGTCTCGTTTGATTTTTGGACTAGAGTTGGTATACGTTTTAAATCCTTTTGTTTGTTCTTTGTATATTTTGGTCAATTTTGGCCTTTCGGCTGCGTGGGAAACTTGTGTCTCTATCCAGTCGCAGCTGGTTTATCTCAGAGCTTAAAAACTTACATAAAAAAGACTAGTGTTTGGTGAAACATGTTGCAAAATCTAGCTCAAGTAcactatatacatataattgtCTACGTTTGTTAAGCGAGaacgaaaaacaaaaacaaaatatcaaacagAGATCTTTAAGCTTAATACAGGTAAAACACTTCACTCGCTGTTGATGGAGTTAACCTGAACTAGCTTCCTCGGAGTTATCTGATAAATGATCACAACAGCAACCGAGTTAAATACAATATGAAAGTAGTGAAGCAGAATATGAAATGATCAAGAACAGTCTGTACCCTCCAAAACAAACAACGAATTGAGTCCACAAAAGTTGACTTGGTATAACGAGAACACAAGCATAGTTGActggatcaaaaaaaaaaaaaaattggagaagTTCTCAAATAGGATCTGTTGCTATCAACAAGACCCTTTCACAGGAAAGCCAATCATACTTAAATTACCAACACGAGCCTAATAAAAGCAAACACATGAGAACAATCTAGGATTTTTTCAAAATAGCTTAAAAGTTCACAAATTTTAACAAGACCGTTTAATAATCTTTTGGTGGGATTCAggtattcaattttttatacagtaaataaaatttaattaatctaatcccttatatactaaagcgcaagtcgTCTGACGAATCAAATCCTGACAcgtgaaatttttttaaaaaaataataatttaaacaaGATAATGCTTAGAAGAAAAAATTGTCCGTTTTACCACAATCACTAAAAACTACCCACTAAAAACTACCCACCAATTTTCTTTGCCTATGATCTTTCTTTGCCAGTTCTCTTATATCTCTCAAATTCTtcttatataagataaaaaaaaaatgccagGAAACCTATCCCCGATAgatcaaaaaacaaattatgaaaGACCTATATGTTCTCCTTCTTCAATTTCAAAATCCTAATTCATAATTAGGATCATATTGAATGTATCCAATGCTCATATCAATTTCTAAGTTCTTACTACGGCGGAGCACGACCTTGCTTCGTTGGAACCCGTTTAGAACTATAAAAGTTCGAGAAATTGTGGCCGTGGTGAATTTGAAGAGCTGGAAATTCGACTTGAGCAAAGAGACttaagaaaaggaaagagagaaagaggagagaAAGAGGAGAGATAGAAGTCAATCACAAATGCATGCAACCATTTGTAAAATCAGAAGAAGAGTTTTTGATAAAAGGTCATTTCTTTTCGTGTGtatactttttctttcttcttattcGTGTGTATACTTTACGTATATAATTTTGGTTAAAAGAAATTGAAACATGGAAAATCATTATGTTCATGCCTTCATCAAATCAAAATGATGGGTGGCTATCCACTGATATTTgtaattctttcttttttctgactaaaatatatataaatcttttactATGATGTCAAATTAACAtgtcaataaaaatatttaatccaCTTTCAATGGGTTTTTGTCTATGTTTTAGTTATGTCTGACATGAgtttataaattgttatatactatatatatatatatatatattcaacatACATTaagtaagtaaaaaaaattagttaactgaaatATGTTTATTTGCAAGCAAAATTATTCTCATGCAAAGCATGGGATCAATACTAGTAAATTCTATTTTGAAAGACTGTTCATACGGCTTCCGAATCAAACCGGATGTGTAGTGCTTACAATACACCGGTCTATCTAATCCGATTtggtaaaaaacaaatttaaaactaaatcaataaaaaaggGGAAAATGGATGGCCTCAAATTCAAAGCGA
The window above is part of the Brassica napus cultivar Da-Ae chromosome C3, Da-Ae, whole genome shotgun sequence genome. Proteins encoded here:
- the LOC125583994 gene encoding uncharacterized protein LOC125583994 encodes the protein MSSSSSDGLDERIDELVDEIVEDYYNDIVEDQPDDEANRAYIERDREGGDDQLWNDYFSEDPTYSAQIFRRRFRMKKNLFMRIVRALKQNFIFFQQRKDATGRWGLSSLQKCTAAIRLLAYGTAADSVDEYLRLADTTAHSCLHHFTDAVIQLFGNEYLRRPTKADLQRLLYIGEQRGFPGMVGSIDCTLNDINVLDRSPVFDDILEGRAPRTVYIQNGQHLSNLSHSLNVPNKRYLLNGKKQPEKMSSGHLEYCKLGLRL
- the LOC106448669 gene encoding putative F-box/LRR-repeat protein At5g02700 — its product is MAKRRGKRSRRQRRILNPHRKIQQVIEGADFINSMPDEILNHILSFIPIDLAIRTSVLSRRWRHAWCELPCLHLRTTAKGIDQTLLSYRRLKIMSFKLCVTHKVTEPQFNSWVEFAMSRNVGELSLTGLFFYYETYGFPDCFYLSSSLRQLNLVDFDMLPGCTVSWNFLRRLTLSSCSLYDESIANILSGSPNLETLQLFYCGGLLKRLDLSKSLSLRALEIYGWSQRSGQMEIVAPHIHYLNLKNSDVAPCTLVDVSSLADAILCIGLNRYRPFKAGFQQYADVLQTIVLKMLAKLQNVERLTFCGGYLLQILSLAMLCGVRLPKLKVQSLTVQTNFARSFIPSIARLLQNSPGLKKLEVHATYVSYIKDADLDEYLRISQGLDSDTCWRSKHEVFPTTSRMYSMSDCNDAKMKLLGSFLRLVLRNAKRLEKIVVWLGDSYFSDEQMERLLMVGTLSPNNNVSIEFK